ATTGGCGATTACGGGGCAGAGATTTTACCGGATACTGCAACAGGGTTGACCCACTGTAATGCCGGAGGACTTGCGACAGGTGGCTACGGAACAGCTCTTGGCATTATATATTCAGCTCTGAGCGCAGATAAAAATATTAAAATGTATGTTGATGAAACAAGACCGCTTCTTCAAGGCGCTCGATTGACAACGTGGGAGCTGCAGCAGGCAGGTGTTGACACAACCCTGATTACTGATAATATGGCAGGACATGTGATGTCACAAGGGAAAATTGATTTTGTTATAGTAGGTGCCGATAGAATTGCAAATAACGGCGATGTGGCAAATAAAATCGGAACATATTCCGTAGCAGTCCTTGCTAATCATCATAACATCCCGTTTTACGTCGCTGCACCGATTTCTACCATCGATTTTGATGCTGTTAGCGGAGAGGATATTCCAATTGAAGAGAGAGACCCTCTTGAGGTTACACACGGTTTTGGCGTTTCAACTGCGCCGGCTGGCACAGCCGTTTACTCACCGGCTTTTGACATCACGCCTAATAAACTTGTATCAGCTATCATAACCGATAAAGGTGTGTTTTATTCTCCTTATGATAATCTTAAAGATAAAATCCTTGATTCAATTAAATAATAAAGTTAAAATTTAACATTATTAATTAAACACCGGGAAAATATTATGAAAAATCTTTCTCTACCGATATTCTTAATTGGCATCTTCTCCATC
Above is a window of Candidatus Neomarinimicrobiota bacterium DNA encoding:
- the mtnA gene encoding S-methyl-5-thioribose-1-phosphate isomerase: MSRPPTIIWKDDKVHMIDQTLLPGELKVLEIDDYKVLAEGIKSLRIRGAPAIGIAAAYGIVLGAKQYENSDIDGFTVHLENVAEYLIATRPTAVNLKWAAERMMNKLKSISSTDLNDIRSTLLAEANKLLEEDIISCKRIGDYGAEILPDTATGLTHCNAGGLATGGYGTALGIIYSALSADKNIKMYVDETRPLLQGARLTTWELQQAGVDTTLITDNMAGHVMSQGKIDFVIVGADRIANNGDVANKIGTYSVAVLANHHNIPFYVAAPISTIDFDAVSGEDIPIEERDPLEVTHGFGVSTAPAGTAVYSPAFDITPNKLVSAIITDKGVFYSPYDNLKDKILDSIK